In Miniphocaeibacter halophilus, the following proteins share a genomic window:
- a CDS encoding cell wall-binding repeat-containing protein → MKTFSRKKYLSLILAIIIIFSNTITLASNEVKQEVNEEIMDTIGEDEKTAPTEKKLSNGNEDELENSFKELKEEVQPLASETIQYNSWEEVPETLAVGTYDFSNLPEEAGIVDNYLVKPKEITIDDAEVTIIASSEITFKYLQINLKNGAKLTIKDLKIDNYRGSAQRYNSSNRVSAIKVLDNTDNKLIVKGENNYLTGNEHGAAIGVNAGTSLTITGGENSKLEVVAGYITNTNNSDSGAGIGGDYQNCCGDINFTGKIKMDAKTLGNGAAIGSGYLNFGLPGSKPKGPNGAITIKDDVIIDAHSIKNVSFINGAGIGSGQSYGHYDKGEEIYSPIINIEGNATVNASTRGSNVAAIGNAYGTNLGQINIKDNATVIAVNNAVYNPEKYKENFGFGDITGGSSGPGIGFQLQNTIQHDNKFSYINISENPTIITGGNEGGIISPNGKINISGGTIKIFTRNGGGIGIDIPPKFGNDLSGKINISGKRTSIDILGRETVTQERKDNDIFNYLDDYEVGDFIDNFHPGIGLEVANEIDGVRMNITIKDASVNVLVGDGAAIGGAGTNKRKIEPNQSYSNILIDGATINAESIRGTGIGSGIISNDKWDVDIKNNSQVIAKSTDGAGIGAGVSQFYKSDSPSYAGNIEIDNSTVTASSNYGAGIGGGRRKHYDDSGKDTGMQTPRNIDTEGTLKILNNAIVKAYSGAYFAGSSKFFYRDAITAKLLSGSMQTMASHTFNPLLEIKEDLTIKTYDEFGKKVTEMTLPKGAKSYAYSIPNSSGVTYSEKAVDSSGNICRIGQYENTDLNINYREKGRHPEDKSLFTAVTEYKGVADDHLDDNTVVDLIPIETYIVKYNSNGADSGTAPIDENSPYGKDEEVTVLDKGNLAKEDYTFDGWNTKADGSGIGYNPEDKFNITENTVLYAQWVLDTSVIDPEEPTNPTEPSKPERPTGTIKEITLIGGRSTLTENIENQLMDFVQYRLAGKDRYGTSAAVAKEYNKSNIVLLASGEKYTDELTATVLANKLDAPIMLTRKNAIPAEVKAEINRLGATKVILVGGNNSISEKVEKELSAYTVERIGGPDRYDTAILVGNQVRSLTGSKTDGVLVDGTNFPDAIAMTSMAVEQNMPILLTKPRELPASTAKTIKDWSLSKVTIGGGVNSVSGAVANEVKKFATVDRIAGADRYETSVLVAEQVYVKPKHAVIASGEVFPDAIVGAPYAAKNSYPIVLSRGNYVPEVVMDYILGSR, encoded by the coding sequence ATGAAAACGTTTAGTAGGAAAAAATATTTAAGTTTAATATTGGCAATAATAATTATATTTTCAAATACGATAACTTTAGCTTCAAATGAGGTTAAACAAGAAGTAAATGAAGAAATAATGGATACAATAGGAGAAGATGAAAAAACAGCTCCAACTGAGAAAAAACTTTCTAATGGAAATGAAGATGAATTAGAAAATTCTTTTAAAGAGCTTAAGGAAGAAGTTCAACCTTTAGCAAGTGAAACAATTCAGTATAACTCTTGGGAAGAAGTACCTGAAACTTTAGCTGTAGGAACATATGATTTTTCAAATCTTCCGGAAGAGGCAGGAATAGTCGATAACTACTTAGTAAAACCTAAAGAGATAACTATTGATGATGCTGAAGTCACTATAATTGCTAGTAGCGAAATAACTTTTAAATATCTTCAAATCAATCTCAAAAATGGAGCTAAACTGACTATAAAAGATTTAAAAATCGATAATTATCGAGGTTCAGCTCAAAGATATAATTCCAGTAATCGTGTTTCAGCTATTAAGGTATTAGATAATACGGATAATAAATTAATTGTTAAAGGAGAGAACAATTATCTAACAGGTAATGAACATGGTGCAGCAATTGGAGTCAATGCTGGGACATCTTTAACAATAACAGGCGGTGAAAACTCTAAACTGGAAGTGGTTGCTGGATATATTACTAACACTAATAACTCGGATTCAGGTGCTGGAATTGGTGGAGATTATCAAAACTGTTGTGGAGATATAAATTTCACCGGTAAAATAAAGATGGATGCGAAAACTTTAGGTAATGGTGCAGCTATTGGATCAGGCTATTTAAATTTCGGTTTGCCAGGTAGTAAACCTAAAGGACCAAATGGTGCTATTACAATTAAAGATGATGTAATAATAGACGCACACTCTATAAAAAATGTAAGCTTTATTAACGGTGCAGGGATAGGTTCTGGTCAAAGTTATGGTCATTACGATAAGGGTGAAGAAATTTATTCTCCTATAATAAATATTGAGGGGAATGCTACGGTGAATGCTTCTACAAGAGGGAGTAATGTAGCAGCAATTGGAAATGCATATGGTACTAATTTGGGTCAAATAAATATTAAAGATAATGCTACTGTAATAGCAGTTAATAATGCTGTTTATAATCCTGAAAAATATAAGGAAAACTTTGGTTTTGGAGATATTACAGGTGGTAGTAGTGGTCCTGGAATAGGATTTCAGCTGCAAAATACAATTCAACATGACAATAAGTTTAGCTATATAAATATCTCAGAAAATCCCACAATTATAACAGGTGGAAATGAAGGTGGAATAATATCACCAAATGGGAAAATAAATATTTCAGGTGGTACCATAAAGATATTTACAAGAAATGGTGGAGGAATTGGAATAGATATTCCGCCTAAATTCGGAAACGACTTATCAGGGAAAATAAATATTAGTGGAAAAAGAACTAGCATTGATATATTAGGACGTGAAACCGTTACTCAAGAGAGAAAAGACAATGATATATTTAATTATTTAGATGATTATGAAGTTGGTGATTTTATTGATAATTTTCATCCTGGAATTGGCCTTGAAGTTGCTAACGAAATTGATGGTGTGAGGATGAATATTACTATTAAAGATGCAAGTGTTAATGTTTTAGTAGGTGATGGAGCTGCTATAGGAGGTGCGGGAACCAATAAACGTAAAATAGAACCAAACCAAAGCTATTCAAATATATTAATAGATGGAGCAACAATAAATGCTGAATCTATTCGTGGAACAGGTATTGGTAGTGGTATAATTTCGAATGATAAGTGGGATGTTGACATTAAAAATAATTCGCAAGTTATAGCTAAATCTACAGACGGCGCTGGAATAGGTGCCGGTGTTTCACAATTTTACAAATCAGACTCTCCTAGCTATGCTGGAAATATTGAGATTGATAATAGTACTGTGACTGCTTCCAGTAATTATGGTGCTGGAATAGGTGGGGGAAGAAGAAAACACTACGATGACAGTGGAAAAGATACAGGTATGCAGACACCTAGGAATATAGATACAGAAGGAACTTTGAAAATTTTAAACAATGCTATTGTTAAAGCCTATTCAGGTGCATATTTTGCCGGTAGCTCAAAATTCTTCTACAGAGATGCCATTACTGCAAAATTATTATCAGGCTCAATGCAAACTATGGCAAGCCATACTTTTAATCCACTATTAGAAATAAAAGAAGACTTGACAATAAAAACATATGATGAATTCGGTAAAAAAGTGACTGAAATGACTTTACCAAAAGGGGCAAAAAGTTATGCTTATTCTATTCCAAACAGTAGTGGAGTTACCTATAGTGAAAAGGCAGTAGATAGTAGTGGGAATATTTGCCGTATAGGACAATATGAGAATACAGATTTAAATATTAACTACAGAGAAAAAGGACGTCACCCTGAAGATAAAAGCTTATTTACTGCTGTAACAGAGTATAAAGGAGTGGCTGATGACCATCTTGATGATAATACTGTTGTAGATTTAATTCCTATAGAAACATATATAGTAAAATATAATTCCAATGGAGCTGATAGTGGAACTGCACCTATAGATGAAAATTCACCATATGGAAAAGATGAAGAAGTAACTGTATTGGATAAAGGAAATTTGGCAAAAGAAGACTATACTTTTGATGGATGGAACACTAAGGCAGATGGAAGTGGAATAGGCTATAATCCAGAAGATAAGTTTAATATTACAGAAAATACTGTATTATATGCCCAGTGGGTACTGGATACATCTGTTATAGATCCAGAGGAACCAACAAATCCAACAGAGCCAAGTAAGCCAGAAAGACCAACAGGTACTATAAAAGAAATAACCCTAATAGGTGGAAGGTCTACCTTAACTGAAAATATTGAAAATCAATTAATGGATTTTGTACAATATAGACTAGCTGGTAAAGATCGTTATGGTACATCAGCAGCTGTAGCAAAGGAATATAACAAATCCAATATAGTATTACTGGCAAGTGGAGAAAAATATACAGATGAATTAACAGCAACCGTACTTGCAAATAAATTAGATGCACCAATAATGTTAACAAGAAAAAATGCTATTCCAGCAGAAGTAAAAGCTGAAATAAACAGACTTGGAGCGACTAAAGTAATATTAGTAGGCGGAAATAATTCAATATCTGAAAAAGTAGAAAAAGAACTATCTGCTTATACAGTTGAAAGAATTGGTGGACCAGACAGATATGATACAGCAATACTTGTAGGAAACCAAGTAAGAAGTTTAACAGGAAGTAAAACAGATGGGGTATTAGTCGATGGAACAAACTTCCCAGATGCCATAGCTATGACATCCATGGCTGTAGAACAAAATATGCCAATACTATTAACAAAACCAAGGGAGTTACCGGCAAGTACAGCAAAAACAATAAAAGACTGGAGCTTATCTAAGGTTACTATTGGTGGTGGAGTTAATTCAGTATCAGGAGCAGTAGCAAATGAAGTTAAGAAATTTGCAACAGTAGATAGAATAGCTGGTGCTGATAGATACGAAACATCAGTATTAGTGGCAGAACAAGTATATGTAAAACCAAAACATGCAGTAATAGCAAGTGGAGAAGTATTCCCAGATGCAATAGTTGGAGCACCATATGCAGCAAAGAATAGTTATCCAATAGTATTGTCTAGAGGAAATTACGTTCCAGAAGTAGTTATGGATTATATACTTGGTAGTAGATAA
- a CDS encoding Mrp/NBP35 family ATP-binding protein yields MADCNSNCSDCSQTCSDRTAPSSFLIQPDESTKIKKIIGIVSGKGGVGKSLITSLLASEMAKKGYKVGILDADITGPSIPKYFGIHEKAYANNEGKIIPQVAENGVKIISVNLILENEEDPVIWRGPIIAGVVKQFYQDVIWDELDYLFIDMPPGTGDVPLTIFQSLPIDGIVVATAPSDLISMIVKKAVKMATMMNVDVIGAVENMSYLKCPDCGKEIAVFGESKIEEIAKNEKIDTFSRIPIDPEISKATDAGRIFDIKEDYLFDIVDKLEII; encoded by the coding sequence TTGGCTGATTGTAATTCAAATTGCTCAGATTGTAGTCAAACATGTTCAGACAGAACTGCACCAAGCAGTTTTTTAATACAACCTGATGAAAGTACTAAAATAAAAAAAATAATAGGAATAGTAAGTGGTAAAGGTGGAGTTGGAAAGTCTTTAATTACCAGCTTGCTGGCTTCAGAAATGGCAAAAAAAGGTTATAAGGTCGGTATTTTAGATGCTGATATTACCGGTCCAAGTATTCCTAAATACTTTGGAATTCATGAAAAAGCCTATGCAAATAATGAAGGTAAAATAATTCCACAAGTTGCTGAAAATGGCGTAAAAATAATAAGTGTTAACTTAATATTGGAAAATGAAGAAGATCCTGTAATATGGAGAGGTCCAATTATAGCAGGAGTAGTAAAACAATTTTACCAAGATGTTATTTGGGATGAATTGGACTATTTATTTATAGATATGCCACCAGGAACTGGTGATGTACCATTAACAATTTTTCAATCATTACCAATAGATGGAATAGTTGTTGCAACAGCACCATCTGATTTAATTAGTATGATTGTAAAAAAAGCAGTAAAAATGGCTACTATGATGAATGTAGATGTTATAGGAGCTGTAGAAAATATGAGCTATTTAAAATGTCCTGACTGTGGAAAAGAAATTGCAGTCTTTGGAGAAAGTAAAATAGAAGAAATAGCAAAAAATGAAAAGATAGATACATTTAGTAGAATTCCAATTGATCCGGAAATTTCCAAGGCAACAGATGCCGGAAGAATTTTCGATATAAAAGAAGATTACTTATTTGATATAGTAGATAAATTGGAAATAATTTAA
- a CDS encoding TRAP transporter large permease subunit, whose product MELGTNALINSPSLWGLIPLLIYIVLIFMNQSNLVATLVGIFVGAIITGQSLGMMADNFAASLGSSVAIIGFIIMLGSGLGKLMNRSGITKTLVYWIVKRIGVDTQSKAKLVIIIVSIVICGLLGTLGGGNAVVAPIIIPILATVGITPSAASLILKNAGEVGLIWGPLTGVTLMSLKVTGLSYGRFMLFAAIPFGVLWLIGTWIGANRVQKQTVGTESYEITEDMKVENNQSTKRENIATIIFLLTFIALVVYGILAEQGTSYAILVMVVLIVVVSIVGGIKPKEAETEVISGVASMAELFLIFVTIDVLLNLVTVAGGFEALANFIENAFNGIGATSVMLISSITGGLGIEAAAVSEIQIISDMFGEMARNAKLPMEMFAISLLAATRLTGSIYPTSNLVGQMGIAHSSNMKKVLQGNWISIVPVVIFIIVWAFVGVKIL is encoded by the coding sequence ATGGAACTTGGAACAAATGCATTAATTAATAGTCCATCATTATGGGGATTAATACCGTTATTAATTTACATAGTATTAATTTTTATGAACCAATCAAATTTAGTAGCTACACTAGTAGGTATTTTTGTTGGTGCTATTATAACGGGACAAAGCCTAGGTATGATGGCCGATAATTTTGCAGCAAGTCTTGGCTCATCTGTTGCTATTATTGGTTTCATCATTATGTTAGGTTCAGGACTAGGAAAATTAATGAATCGCTCAGGTATTACAAAAACTCTGGTTTATTGGATAGTTAAAAGAATTGGTGTTGACACTCAATCAAAGGCAAAACTTGTTATTATAATTGTTTCTATTGTAATTTGTGGTTTGCTAGGCACCTTAGGTGGTGGTAATGCTGTTGTTGCACCAATTATTATTCCAATACTTGCTACTGTTGGAATAACTCCATCGGCTGCATCTTTAATCTTGAAAAACGCCGGTGAAGTTGGGCTTATTTGGGGACCATTAACAGGTGTAACACTTATGTCTTTAAAAGTTACCGGTCTTTCCTATGGAAGATTTATGTTATTTGCAGCAATTCCTTTTGGAGTACTTTGGTTAATTGGTACTTGGATTGGAGCAAATAGAGTGCAAAAACAAACTGTTGGAACTGAAAGTTATGAAATTACAGAAGATATGAAGGTAGAAAATAATCAATCAACTAAAAGGGAAAATATTGCTACAATAATATTCCTTCTAACTTTTATAGCCTTGGTTGTTTATGGAATATTGGCAGAACAAGGAACAAGTTACGCTATTTTAGTAATGGTTGTTTTAATTGTTGTTGTTTCCATAGTTGGCGGAATTAAACCAAAAGAAGCAGAAACTGAGGTTATTTCCGGTGTTGCAAGTATGGCTGAACTATTTTTAATTTTTGTAACAATAGATGTTCTTCTAAACCTTGTTACAGTAGCAGGTGGATTTGAAGCTTTAGCTAACTTTATAGAAAATGCTTTCAACGGTATTGGCGCTACATCTGTAATGTTAATTTCCAGCATAACAGGTGGTTTAGGAATAGAGGCAGCGGCAGTTTCAGAAATTCAAATTATTTCCGATATGTTTGGTGAAATGGCAAGAAATGCTAAGTTACCTATGGAGATGTTCGCTATTTCATTACTTGCTGCAACAAGACTTACCGGTAGTATTTATCCAACTTCAAATTTAGTTGGACAAATGGGAATTGCTCATTCCAGCAATATGAAAAAAGTATTACAAGGTAACTGGATTAGTATAGTTCCAGTTGTAATATTCATAATAGTTTGGGCTTTTGTAGGAGTAAAAATATTATAG
- a CDS encoding dipeptidase, whose protein sequence is MKYIDLHCDTILPLIQQGENSSLRENKELALDLIGLKKAEAMAQCFAIWMPVAGDLAGIEVSEELVPTGGNSDIAYIDLASKRLRKEVSENSDLVAWANNGKEIEKNNNNGLISAILTIEDGRAVDGKMENLKYFHDLGVKIIALTWNYENCFGFPNSTDKNIMNKGLKDFGVEAISYMNELGIVVDVSHLSDGGFWDVAKYSKKPFIATHSNCRALAEHPRNLTDDMIKAIGNSGGVVGLNFSPRFLKKDGNHSSIDLMVKHLNHMKNIGGLDILAIGTDFDGTWADIMDIKRAENMQLLFNALEKDGWKYREMEKFGYINALRIFNTN, encoded by the coding sequence ATGAAATATATAGACTTACATTGTGATACTATTCTTCCTCTTATACAACAAGGGGAAAATAGTTCCTTAAGAGAAAACAAAGAACTTGCTTTGGACTTAATTGGATTGAAAAAGGCAGAAGCAATGGCCCAATGTTTTGCTATTTGGATGCCTGTTGCAGGTGATTTAGCCGGAATAGAAGTTTCTGAAGAATTAGTTCCTACCGGCGGAAATTCCGACATAGCTTATATTGACCTTGCCAGTAAAAGACTAAGAAAAGAAGTTTCGGAAAATAGTGACTTAGTTGCATGGGCAAATAATGGAAAAGAAATTGAAAAGAATAATAATAATGGATTAATATCTGCAATACTGACTATTGAAGACGGAAGAGCCGTTGATGGTAAAATGGAGAATTTGAAATATTTTCATGACTTGGGAGTTAAAATAATCGCCTTAACATGGAACTATGAAAATTGTTTTGGATTTCCAAACTCAACTGATAAAAATATTATGAATAAGGGTTTAAAGGACTTTGGTGTAGAGGCAATATCCTACATGAATGAACTTGGAATAGTAGTAGATGTTTCTCATTTATCCGATGGTGGATTTTGGGATGTTGCTAAATATTCTAAAAAACCATTTATAGCAACCCATTCAAATTGCCGAGCTTTAGCAGAGCATCCAAGAAATCTTACAGATGACATGATTAAGGCTATTGGAAATTCCGGCGGAGTTGTTGGATTAAACTTCTCTCCAAGATTTTTGAAAAAAGACGGCAACCATTCTTCCATTGACTTAATGGTAAAACACCTTAATCATATGAAAAATATAGGTGGCTTGGATATTCTTGCCATAGGTACGGACTTTGACGGAACCTGGGCAGATATTATGGACATTAAAAGAGCAGAAAATATGCAATTACTCTTTAATGCCTTGGAAAAAGACGGTTGGAAATATAGGGAAATGGAAAAATTTGGTTATATTAACGCCTTAAGAATTTTTAATACGAATTAA